One part of the Vicugna pacos chromosome 20, VicPac4, whole genome shotgun sequence genome encodes these proteins:
- the LOC140687777 gene encoding histone H2B type 1-C/E/F/G/I, whose product MPEPAKSAPAPKKGSKKAVTKAQKKDGKKRKRSRKESYSVYVYKVLKQVHPDTGISSKAMGIMNSFVNDIFERIAGEASRLAHYNKRSTITSREIQTAVRLLLPGELAKHAVSEGTKAVTKYTSSK is encoded by the coding sequence ATGCCTGAACCAGCGAAATCGGCTCCAGCCCCGAAAAAGGGCTCCAAGAAAGCGGTGACTAAGGCGCAGAAGAAGGACGGCAAGAAGCGCAAGCGCAGCCGCAAGGAGAGCTACTCGGTGTACGTGTACAAGGTGCTGAAGCAGGTCCACCCGGACACCGGCATCTCGTCCAAGGCCATGGGCATCATGAACTCGTTCGTCAACGACATCTTCGAGCGCATCGCGGGCGAGGCGTCGCGCCTGGCGCACTACAACAAGCGCTCGACCATCACTTCCCGGGAGATCCAGACGGCCGTgcgcctgctgctgcctggggagCTGGCCAAGCACGCCGTGTCCGAGGGCACCAAGGCCGTCACCAAGTACACCAGCTCCAAGTAA